A genomic window from Triticum urartu cultivar G1812 chromosome 7, Tu2.1, whole genome shotgun sequence includes:
- the LOC125524314 gene encoding uncharacterized protein LOC125524314, with protein MSDPRRHDAEDSTWGGCSLHGLNIKVKGHVPVGGVPPAPRMSPYFWGVDPVGGFPLHAGYSEARALIGKGAVADFRRLSRQAEDMVTELFASIGKEAPKAARPRPRVVQLRLSPELALWKSTQHAMGNVLPPKGKGLNQASPEVLAALGAADWTEAMTTNDALFGCGIANLLIGAADVRTLFSNYVTDMVFYYEHGYGHVFPSLHRLLHDGLVDDQALRTLGGRERREVVAVGASYIQAKIALEEAHRTRLKDYSSHLDRQAAQVILLADSSILGMGAEATARGFDPGAVMSDLVFSKPATDVVDVGSDLVNSEVINSFLNVADIAVSGVMSETALRAIYDAYAATCARMFTQRWHEPLVQMCATGTTWHIQNDRHMFLRRALLGWPKARKSPARPQREGDFDEVFDADFRTTGFSRPLDPEYACDGGEETCNHVRRFLGRQDRDLLGALWWSVVTGPLEYVRQGKVDEQREQHLAEFSRLQMAQLFSKGLVHEMAWHLAHACHHAWQVNYLYEAAMFGSLLDGGTLIARLDRAEDETRT; from the coding sequence ATGTCCGATCCTCGCCGGCATGACGCGGAGGATTCGACGTGGGGTGGCTGCTCTCTCCATGGCCTCAACATTAAGGTGAAGGGCCATGTCCCCGTCGGCGGTGTGCCACCTGCACCTAGAATGTCTCCGTATTTCTGGGGCGTGGATCCCGTGGGAGGCTTCCCACTGCACGCCGGCTACTCGGAGGCGAGGGCCTTGATCGGCAAGGGAGCCGTGGCAGATTTTCGAAGGCTTTCTCGCCAGGCGGAAGACATGGTGACGGAGCTGTTTGCAAGCATCGGCAAGGAGGCGCCAAAAGCGGCGCGGCCCAGGCCCAGGGTGGTGCAGCTGCGGCTGTCCCCAGAGCTCGCTCTGTGGAAAAGCACGCAGCATGCAATGGGCAACGTGCTTCCCCCTAAGGGCAAGGGGCTGAACCAAGCGTCGCCGGAGGTGCTTGCCGCGCTGGGCGCCGCTGACTGGACCGAGGCCATGACAACCAACGACGCCCTGTTCGGGTGCGGCATCGCGAACCTGCTCATTGGCGCCGCCGACGTGCGTACCCTCTTCTCCAACTACGTGACGGACATGGTCTTTTACTACGAGCACGGGTACGGCCACGTCTTCCCCTCGCTCCACCGGCTGCTCCACGACGGGCTCGTCGACGACCAGGCGCTGCGCACCCTGGGCGGCCGGGAACGACGCGAGGTCGTCGCGGTCGGCGCGTCCTACATCCAGGCCAAGATCGCTCTGGAGGAGGCGCACAGGACGCGCCTCAAAGACTACTCTTCGCATCTGGACCGTCAGGCAGCTCAGGTCATCCTCCTGGCTGACAGCAGCATCCTCGGCATGGGGGCCGAGGCCACGGCCCGGGGCTTTGACCCCGGCGCCGTCATGAGTGACCTCGTCTTCAGCAAGCCGGCCACTGACGTGGTCGACGTGGGAAGCGACTTGGTCAACTCGGAGGTGATCAACTCGTTCCTCAACGTGGCCGACATCGCCGTCTCGGGCGTCATGAGCGAGACGGCGCTGCGGGCCATCTACGACGCCTATGCCGCCACGTGTGCGCGGATGTTCACCCAGAGGTGGCACGAGCCGTTGGTCCAAATGTGCGCCACAGGAACGACGTGGCACATCCAAAACGACCGGCACATGTTCCTCCGGCGGGCGCTACTGGGATGGCCCAAGGCCCGCAAGTCGCCAGCGCGGCCGCAGCGCGAGGGCGACTTCGACGAGGTCTTCGACGCCGACTTCCGCACTACCGGCTTCAGCAGGCCACTCGACCCCGAGTACGCCTGCGACGGCGGCGAGGAAACCTGCAACCACGTGCGCCGCTTCCTCGGTCGCCAGGACCGAGACCTGCTAGGCGCCCTCTGGTGGTCCGTCGTCACTGGCCCGCTGGAGTACGTCCGGCAGGGAAAGGTGGACGAGCAGCGTGAGCAGCACCTCGCCGAATTCTCGCGCCTGCAGATGGCCCAGCTCTTCTCCAAGGGCCTCGTCCACGAAATGGCGTGGCACCTTGCCCATGCGTGCCACCACGCTTGGCAGGTGAACTACCTGTACGAGGCCGCCATGTTTGGCAGTCTCCTGGACGGGGGCACATTGATAGCCAGGCTCGACCGAGCAGAGGATGAGACAAGGACATGA